The nucleotide sequence TATCAATGGTTCCTTGTCCCCACACTTTAAGCCTCACACTGCACACAGCTTGAGTAAATGCTACACAATTCTAAAATGCTTActccctttctccttccttttgtcttctttcttttgtgGCCTACTCAAAGAAGGTTTCTAAATTGGTTTCTTCATAAAACTTTATGCAAAGTATTTCATTTAATTGACTGCAGGGAACACATCTCTTAAAGATAATCAAGCTACAAAGTCATATGGGGAAACTGCATGTCAGTGAGCAAAAGTAACTGCTGTTTGACTTTACCTTGGAATTTGCTTGAACCTTCTTCAAATAGCAGAAAGCTGACAAGCTTTAGTTAGCATTTGCAATGCCCCAAGAGCGCATGATGACTTCACACACAACGTGAGTATAACACATCCCAAGTTCACATCACTCAGATGACAAGCAATCACCTGGTAATCCATGGCAACTAAATGTTTTACAATTCTTAGGAACTCGTACTGAGGTACTAGGGGCAGTTTTCACCAGACTGTCTGACAAGAGGGCAGACAGTTCCTCAGAGCTTCCCTGATTTAAATTCCCTCAAGAAAAAGACTGACTCTTTAAAGGTACTTGTTCTCTCATATTTTTAAGAGAGCAGTTACTCATAGAATTAACCTTTGCTTGCAGGGCTTACACATGCGTTTCAAACGAGGAGCCAGATCTAGAGGTAAGCCAGGCTAACTAAAACCATATTAGCTGGAGCAATATGAACACAGGAGGGGAAAGTGAATGATGTTGAAGAAACAGAGCCTGAAAGCTTTTTGTCACAGTTATGAGGATGAGAGATTCAGAAGGCAAAATACCAGATCATTGATACTGTTCACAACAAAgttttcccctccctctgctcttcctgaaagaaaaaaaggccagTCAATAGTGGAATAGTACATCTGGCAGCATAGCAGAGAAAGAGATGGGACAGTTGTGgtctgagaaggaaaaagggCCACCCATTAGACAGATGCTCCCATCACAGATACTTTTCTCCTGGAAACAGAAGGGAGTCCTTTTGCTCAGCTAGGTCTTTTCCCTGAATCTCTAAAAGAGGATTTCCTTTCTCTGATTACAGCCGTTTGCACAGATAATTCATCCACAGAAATTTATCAACACAGGGGGACCTGGCTGAGGCTTTCAGGGAGCAGAATAGAATACTGTAGGTGCAACAGTGGTCGGAGTCGTTGTCACACTGTGCCTGTCAGAGGTATGTATGACAAAGAAAAAGGGAACGGTAATTGTCCATCTAATCATCCTAAAGAAGAACTCCACAGTCATGGTCAGAGTTACTGCACAGAAAATTTGTCTGGGAATAGAAGAGGATAGAAATGAAAACACTGTACACTGTCTCAGGCAGGACTAAGTGGGAGTGGGCATGGGGCTGAGGAAGTCTAATAAAATATatggagaaaatgaaacaaagaaagaatGGAAGCATGACATAAAAAGGCTGTAAGAACTTGGCAATACCAGGTGGGTAGGGAAAAACAGAACAGGCTAAAGGAGATTgacaggaaaatggaaaatgtgtaTACGTTGCCAGCTTCTTGCTTCTGTGAAATCTAACAGTATTTCCTGGCTTTTGCTTATTCCACAGTCTGCACTAGAAATAAATGCTACAATGGGGGCCAATGTTCACAGGCATATTATTCCCCACAGCTCTTCATCTGCCAGTGCCACCAAGGTTTCTCAGGGAAGCAGTGTGAAATAGGTGAGTATATCACCTCAACTGCTGTGAGCAATGCTATTGATGTTAGCAATGCAGTGCACAAGGATGAGACACCCAGAAGCTCCTGCTGTAGGCTAGGCTATCTAATAAGTTGTCTTTTTTATTCTAAAGCTAGAATAACCAAAGAACTTTTAAGGACACCTGGGTTTTTCTTGGTGTCTCTTAATAAAATTGTGAATTGTACAACTGAAGACCTTCGTATACATTTACAGTCTGCCTGACAGAGCATTTTCACTGACTTACTGGACAAGATGTCTGAGAGCCAAGTTTAAACAGAACAGAGACTGGGGAAACTGTCTGGGAAAGAATTTGGATGCTGTCCTTACATTTTGTTCCCTTTTGTTCAGATACTGAAGTTAAATGCTACAAAGACGCTGGAGTAACATATAGGGGTACCTGGAGCATGACAGAGAGTGGAACTGAATGTTTAAATTGGAATAGCGATGGCTTGGTGAACTGGATGTACAGTGGCCAAAGAGAggatgctgctgagctgggattGGGCAATCACAACTATTGCAGGTGAGGGGCTGATGGCACAcaggtcagagccacaggaatCAGCCCATTCAAAGAGCCTGGAGCAAAAGAATGGCTGCTTGCTGTAGTCTGATTTCAAGCAGGGAACATTCTGCACAGGTGCAGGTACTGTGCAGCCCATGAGCAGTAACTGCAACATCTGTAGGCGTATCTGAACTTCAGATCTTCCTAGGCTGGATGTTTATGGCAAACTACAAAATGCAAGTATCGCTCACCCCGCAGGCTTTCCCttgccccttcccagctctccctAAACTCCATTTGTAATTCAGTGTCCTACTGCTTCAAATCCTGGTCAAAACTGTAAAAACATCATGTTTCCTGTACATGACCTAAACTGCACAAACATGCTGTCCACTCCTGCTAGCTACTTGCCATCTCATCTTCACTTCAATGTATTCCACagttttataattaaaataggAATTCTAGCAACTTCTGACAGTTCAGTCCACATCTtcactgcagagcaggactAAGTTAGCGAAGCAGATGGTCTATATGTCACTATTGGCAATAGCTTTATTATAATGCATAATATCGTAACTCTTTCAGAAACCCAGATGAGGATTCCAGACCTTGGTGCTATGTCTACAAAGGGGGAAGGTACACCTGGGAACACTGCAGTGTGCCCTCCTGTTCAAAAGGTACATGCAGGGTACAGGGAATAGACTTTGGAATTTCCATTATTCACTGCATATATAAGGGTACTCTGTGAACTTGGACTATTTCTGTAGCCTAAAAATGTTAAGACTCCCATATCATATTTAGGCTTTTAGTACTTATGACACTGAGAGAATGAGATACGTAGAGGTAATATATAGATGCCTTGATAGAAATCCCACCTAGGATTTCTATCTGAACTGACAGGTTCACATCAATAGGTTAATGTGCAGCTTTCTTACTGAAGTTAGGAACATCAACTGCAGATCTGGAAGAGGCACAGATTATCGCGGCAGCCACAGTGTTACCAGTTCTGGAGCTACCTGTTTGAAGTGGAATTCTCGAATCCTTGTCAACAAGCTGTATACTGCTTGGAGAAGAGACGCTTATCAGATAGGCCTTGGTAGTCACAATTTCTGCAGGTATGTAGTTGTTTAtagaataaaaaaacaaacccaccaaTCTGCCTTGCAGTACTCTTAAGGCAAGGCTCTAGTCTTTTACATGGATTAGtaaagcacaggaaagacaTTACTAGTGACAGTGAAACTCACTCCCAATAGTTACTTTATTCCACCTGACCTATTTATGCTTCTCTAAGATCAGACTCCGCAAGTGCAAATTTCATATGCCCTTAGGGCCCTCTGAATCTctagaaaaatcaaaaagaataCACTTGGGTCACTGTCTGACATCTTTAGGTCTCTGCAAACTCTCTGCAGATCTGATAATAAAAATAGCTCTTCTCTCTCCTATACTGCAGGAATCCTGATAATGACAGTAAGCCCTGGTGCCATGTCCTGAAAGGAAATCAGCTCACATGGGAGTACTGCAATGTGCCTACTTGCTGTAAGGATACCAGCACTCCTgattcttctctttctttgaaGCATTACTGTCCTGCATGTCATCTGTATTAAAATAAgatctggagaaaaaaaaaagctgtattaTACTCAGGCATCTTCCAGTTAAAAAAGAACTGGAGTTAAACAAGAAAACCATTTTGGAGCAGAAAGAGATTCTGTAGCTCCACTCTCATAGAAGTGCCTTTTGATCTGCCAGAAGAGAAGATTGCCGAAGTGGAGAACAGGAAAGGCAGGGTTTCCttactgtatttttcaaatCAGAATACAAGTTTCCTAGGAAACAGGGATGAGTCAAATACTAAACAGTTTGTGGCAGGCTGCCTCAGCATGGACTGGTGACTAGGAGGCTCTTAACCCTAACTCAAAGCAAGAGTGCCTGAACAAAAAGCCTATTTTTGGGTTTGTCATCCACAGCCACCTGTGGCTTACGGCAGCGCAGAGTACGCCGGTACAGGATTAAAGGTGGCTCCTACACAGACATTGCGGCTCACCCGTGGCAAGCTGCCATCTTTGTGAAGTATCACCGAGTGCCTGGAGAGCACTTCCTCTGTGGAGGAATTCtgatcagctcctgctgggttTTGTCAGCTGCTCATTGTTTTGAGGAAGGGTAAGTTGAGGATTCAGTActatctgggggaaaaaagtctggaaAATAGAAGCATCCAGTATAGCTTTACTGGAAGGGTATAagacttggaaaaaaacccctttttatCCCAGTAAGTCTGCACTAAAGATTATAGCTAATTGTGCTGAGCATTACAGAGAGGCATTTAATTGGGCAAACTAGCAGGATGGAATTAAGGTACCACAGGAGAGTACCAGATACTTTAAGAACAGAGTTTTCAATACACAATGCAGAACCATCTGAAACATAAGAACAGCAAGGGGCTGGCAGAGGAGCATTGCCCTGATGGCTGTTAGCACGTAGAACAAAAATGAAGGCAAATAAGTTACTTTGAAGTCAAACTGCCCGGGTAACAAACTAGTAATAgagctaaaataaaattaaattaaaataagcaGACTTTCCAATAGCACATCTTCAAGGGAAGGGTCCACTCCATTAAACACAGGAATAGAGACTCTCTTTTCATCAGCTTTAGTACAAATCAGCTGAAGATTGTGCTGGGCAGGACTTCCCGAGCAACTCCCGAGGAAAATGAACAGAAGTTTCAAGTGAAGAACTACACTGTACATCAGAGATTTGACTCAGAAAATTTCAACAACGATATTGGTAAGAACTTCTCTGACTCTATGACTGGAAGGTCATGGTTGGCTCAAGTTTGTGATTAATGAAGTGGGGATATGTTTTCCTTGTTCAGCTCTGTTGCAGTTGAACTCAGATGCAGAAGACTGTGCTGTTGAAACAGGCACTGTCCGCACAGCCTGCCTCCCCAcgccagagctgcagctgcctgactGGACTGAATGTGAGATCTCTGGTTATGGCAGAAATGAAGAATGTAAGTAGAAAATATAAGTCTATGTGCCCAGAGCTTGAGTCCTCTACTCTCAAAGAAGTCAAGCCTTTAGCATCACTGAATGCATAATGTATCATATTGGCTTGTATGAGCACTACAAAATGTACATAGGGGTTACTCAAAATCAAGTTTTGCTGTAAGTTATTAATCTCAGTTCTGTCAGTTGCAGGGGTTGGTCTGTCAGTAGTAGAGTCTTCCTTGATACTCTCCACAgtacaaaactaaaaacaaGATGGCACAATGAATAAGGTAGGAGGGACATAAGGTTTGCAATCAGGGCTGCCACATCTGCTGTACTCAGTACATTTAGATATTGTAATTTGAACAGAAATCCATTTCTGTCAAGCCTTGATATACCATGTAGTTGCAGATTGATGCATTATTCTAAGAGACATTGGCTATGCAGagattagcaaaaaaaaaaaaaaaaaaagctaaagaaataACAATCCCAGATATACATTAAAATCTGgttaaattgtttttaaaattaactataatggaacagaaaaaaaaagctgtctgAAAGTGTACACAGGCAGACCTGtatttaaagcaaacaaaaaaaacccagcccttattttactttcttccttttccattttctttaaattctctAACTTGTAAACTTAGTAAGACAAAAACTGTAAAGCATCCATCATACAAGACCTAATCAGAGTTTGGATCCATTGGGGTTTTGGAACAGACCTAAAGACATCGCATGTAAGGAGGGcctaaagtatttttaaagtacatttAAAGTTGGTCCTCAGCATTGTTTACAGGGAGTACAGGATAAACTCTGAGAAGGAAAAGATGCTGCAACTGTAATTCAAAACTCTACTGAATAACAACAATCCTGCCAACTTTCAGTTTTGTGCAATTGTAGCTATACAGGAGAATAAAACCAAACTATCCAAAACTGACCGCCCAAATCTCTTCCATTCCAACATAAGTGTACCAGTTACTCAGTATCATGTATGACAAAACATCTAACTTTTGTTAGTGCAAGTCTAATATGAAAAAGTTAGGATCCTGTTTCATACAGTTAAGGCATTTTCATAGACATTTCCCGTGACTTCACTTTGAGTGATATAACTATGCAAAGATGACTTATCCACCCAAGAAACCTGGCAGTCTTTATTTGGGGCCTGCACAAACCTCTCTAGGTTGCTGAAGAAACAGTATTGTTTCTCAACTAGATTTAAGCTGTTCTGATTATTTAAGTGGAAAACCCAAgatagaaaaaaacccttttacaAGGAAATTTTAGTTTAGCCACAGAGGTACTTCTGTTCACTCTCCCCTAAACTATGGAAACAGAAttgcagcttttaaaaaacatatatatgcacatacacagaaatatatatgtatttatattgtcatttttcttccagtttctcCATTCTATTCAGAGAACCTGAAGGAAGGCCATGTCAGATTGTTCCCAGCCAGTCGGTGCACAGCACAGTATCTAGACAACCGGACAGTTACAGACAATATGCTATGTGCAGGAGACACAAGGAACCTTGATGATGCCTGCAAGGTAAACACAactctgttcttttttcttttccttgtctcttttcttttctctgtacTTTGAGCTAACAAAACAGAAAGCTTCAGAAAATAGTTTAAAGAAGTTATGCATTTGCCTACATGGCAGTTCTAGTAGACTTTTGATGAACAGAACTGGTGGctcctctttcatttctcttcccCCACCACTCATggaggggaaggcagggaaCATTTAAGCAATCAAACCAGAGCAACACAGACTGAAAATCCCAAATACAGGAAATACCACAAAACTGAACAGGAAAATCCACCCCAACATTTCCTAGTATTTTCTGTTATGTGAACATGCAAAACACTCAGCAGGAGGTTCTGTAGAATGAAGGGGGTGCCCCTCTACTGAAAAGTagagaaaaggagaataaaGGCTAAAAGATGGTAGAGAGCAATGACATGAGGAAAAAGGAAGGCGTGCATTCAATCCACATCCTTTCTGTTTAAACAGCTATTTAATAATTTTGCTTTACTGTTACACACAGCAGTATAAAACCCCTTGGATCTTTATAACTTAAATAAGGGCCTTCctttctttgttattttcaaCATTTTATCTGCATTTCATAAATGAGCTCCATACAAAGTTAGACACTTTAGTGttacatttttctgtgtctctCCCCATAAGAGGAGCATTGAGGGAGTCTGGAACATAAAAGTGACTTAGGTAAAAGTACTGTTATTAAGAGCTCTTGATTTGTAAGCATACTACATAGGGTATTTCTGTAAAAACTAGTGCACCCTTAAAGCCAGGGGGGGTGGGAAAAGCaatgcaaaaccaaaacaagagaTCAGTAACAATCTGCTACTTCTCTGCAGGGCGACTCTGGAGGGCCTCTGGTCTGTATGAAGGATGATCGTATGTATCTGATTGGAATCATCAGCTGGGGAATAGGCTGCGGCCGCAAAGACATACCTGGTGTTTATACAAATGTGACTCGTTATCTTGACTGGATTCAGGACACCATGAAactctgagaaagaaaaatgaaccCTTTCCAATCTGGTGACCGTGCCCTCACAGCTTCCTTCTGGGTGCTTTAAGTGTGCTGACAGGGCTTCCTGTTTGTCCAGATGCTTATGACTTCTAGTacaacaggaaaacaaactgcATTGTGTGGGAAGGGCATGTTCTCATAATACTCTCCCAATTACAGGTTATTATAAGTTAATCATCCTTTTCCCCATCATCACTAAACATTCATCTTGCATCAAAGCACATAAgtacaataaaaaaatatttctggtcgTGAATGAGTAAAACAAGAGAGATCATGCATCTCTTTAGCAGCTAAATTGTTTTAGGAATGGGTGTGAACTGAAGGGgacattttatttcctgaaagcTTCATCTCCCTCCTTCCTTGGCTGTACAACTGGAAGACATTAAGCTCTGTCCTTATACCATCTGACTTTGCTAATTTAAGTTGGTTTCAATAGAAGCTGGTTCCcaacagaaaaaacagaagcTGTAGGCATGGGCTGTTATTTCCAGATTAATATACTACTTATGTCTTCAGTTTGGAACCGATTAATTAACTGAGTTTGAGCTTAAACTCTCTGAGCAAATTCAGGATGGCTTGGTTATTAGCACATTTTATTCTTTCACTTGGTTTTGTTCCTGGTAATGGAATAGGTAAAAATTTTAACACTGGCTTGATCTGCCACAGAATCAATGCATATTTTTGACTATTAAATTGCTGTGCATTATCATCTGATATGAAGAAAAAGCTTTCTCTCCTGTGCAGCAGTGCAAAACAAAGGACAAGTCTATTGGTAGCTGTTTTAAGTGCCTGCTAAATTCCATCCACAAGTAAAGGCCAAATCAGGTATCACAAGGCTGTGTTTGTTCTTTAACAGAACACAGGACAGATACAACCAAGTCACCATGAGCCAGAATTTCAGTAATCAGCATTATTTCCTTGCACTGCAGCTGCCACATGACACTAAGTGCCATCTATGCACATCCTAAGAGTGAAACCTCTGAGAGCTTCTCTTTTGTCCCATTGTTTTGTAAACAGGTGTAACTACCattttacaaaaggaaaacattgtATCGAGGgtacaaaattaatttggttttatcATAAATCAGTAGCTAGAAAACTACCCTGTTGTATTTGGGAAAGTCAAAACATTGTAACTCAAAATATTTACTCTCTCAGTTTTTAAGAGCTCTCTGATAACCTACTAGTGTAACAGCTATTCAGATAAAGAATCTAAGCAGGTATAGAAGAGCAATTTGGTGAGATGGCCATTACAGCCGCTCAAAAAATGTAACTGAACCTCACCTGACACAGATCTCTTTTAGAAAAATAGAACCTACAAAAATGTAAGCTACAGATAACAGTTTTACCTCACAGCTATTACCAATTCTTGGAAAATACCGTTAAATGAAGTACCCAAATTGACAAAGAATGCTAGAGAAGCCCTAGCTGCCATCTCTGCACTTGTTCCTTCCTTTCATCCCGGTCTGTCTTCCGAGACATCTTCTCTGTACTGACTAAAAGAATGGCCCAGAATCAACCCCAAATTTTTACAAATGCTTCCttatcctttattttttaatagatcCTTAATCTGGGAGATTTACCAAATCCTTGTCCAATACCTAGCATCTAGTATTCTCTAgctgtggagttgtgttttttatgttttattacatttgtattatgtataggtttgttccatgtacccccggttctgtaacGGTTTTCCCCGGGTCTTCCCGTCTTTCCCCGCGTGTCcgttatccccaaaaatgccaagtcatccccctgtttaccccagatgcctgtctgtcactcggtgtcccttcccctccacctagaatcttccacccgggacgccGGGTGATTGGTaaaggacctgggacccttcccctgtctgtccttcattggatgtaccccgTATCCCACCACCCTCGAACCCCCCGCggttttaccccattggctgctccgTTTTCCCCCATTCCATATGTAGTTCGTTCGCGCGGCTCGTTCCGGgctttcttctggctggctccagcgcgcgccgccccgcccgcgccgctcCGGCAAACGCAGGTGCGGCTCGCCTGGTCCCCTTCGAATTACTGTATTCCCCGCTGGATTACAATAAACGGAATTTGcccccagagaaagactctcttcataaTTCGCCGTGGGGTCGCTGACTGCTCTCCGAATTCCGATAGTGCTTCCCAAAGCCCTGCGAGGGTCCAGCGGGAAGCGCTAGAAACCTGCCCGCCCCTTTTTcccagagctagccggggcaGGGGAAAGGCATCGGGGAGAGGAGCGTTcggcagttgtggcgcccaacgtggggctTGAGAGCATCAGACAACACAGACAGAGGACCACCGAGCCCTGGGAGACCGGTGGATTTAACCTCGTGGACGTCTTGATACCCTCAGCAAGACACGGCTCCATTTTAGCGAGCCGCGTTTCCGGAGGGGCAGGACCGGCAGCTTCGGTTTGCACCGCCGAAGTTCGGTCCTCTCACGGTGAAAACTTCACGACTGGATTTTTTGTTTCCCCTTCGGACTTCGCTGGACCCTCTGTAAGTTACGGGGGGCCCCTGGGGCTTGGGACACCTTGtcttttttggggtgtttttttctttctcccgCCGAGGGGAAAGATCCCACATTTTTGCGGTTTGTCTCTAAGGACAGGTCGGCTTAGCGTCCGAAAGGggtcttttcttttccattgctaTTTTCCAGTTTTGAGGCTTGGCGGCACGCTTAAGATCGACAGTATGGGTGCTAAACTGTCAGTGCCGCAGAGGAGAATATATGTCCAAGTTGTGGGAATCCTGgttgggggaggaaaaaagtttaaaaagacTGATGTTAAGCGTTTTGCCCAGTGGCGTCTGCAGTCCTTCCAGGATCTCTCGATGGCAAAATTATATCAAGTTCCGTTTTGGGACCAAGTGGGGAAGGAGATCCTCCGACAAGGGGACCCTTCCCTCTTGATCTTCACTTATTTGGCACTCCAAATTAGAAATATTATCAAAAATAACATCGAAGACATGCCGCAGCCACTCGAAGGCAAACCCAGCCCCTGTTTAAAAACCCCTAGCGGCCCtgtttcctctccctctctccctagcccaGGGATTTTCAGACGGGCATCCCGGCAACAGCCGCAAGCAGATTCTGGCCCCTCTGTGAACCCTTGGGGCCCCttgcagggcagtgctggcatcGCTCTGCACTCTCCCCGTACCCCAATTTCCTCTCTTTGTACAGCCCTGCCCCATAGTGGAAAATCTGTAAGTTCTAAGACCCCTGATCCCTCTCCACAACCTTCCCcggacctttcccaaaatggctccctttcctgcctcagggcacaagatggaggggaccgCATGGCCTTCCCCGCCACTTGTGCTTCTTCTCCCCACAATCCCTTTTCTCCCAACAGCCAACCCCTTCCACCCCAGAGACTTCTccaccccctagccctggttctgcctcctccctcagctcccacgACCCACCTTCTGGTTCCCACGCTTTGGTTTccagggggggtgggggagggaacTGTGGCCTGCCCCaatccctgcctgccttttctgctgcgCCGGTCACCTATACACCGCGGCAGAGGAGCAGACCCCTCGCACAGTGGTCCCCCATCCCTCAGTCGGTAATCAAGGATCtctgcaaagcccaaaaggagtttggCCGGGAGAGCGAGTATTTTAGGGGGCTATTAAGAGCCACGCTCTCCTCAAACGAATatgtccctgctgacatgcACACTCTCTTTTCGTGTTTGATTACTCTTGCTGAGTTTTTGGTGTGGGAGTCCGCATGGAGGGGGGAAGCACGGGATTTATTACCCAGCCTCTGGGCTAATGCAGAGACCTCCACGGATACGGATGGGGGCATGTTATCAATT is from Taeniopygia guttata chromosome 22, bTaeGut7.mat, whole genome shotgun sequence and encodes:
- the PLAT gene encoding tissue-type plasminogen activator isoform X2, giving the protein MWKTLKMEGKLPCLLLLVGAIMTSQCQGLHMRFKRGARSRAVCTDNSSTEIYQHRGTWLRLSGSRIEYCRCNSGRSRCHTVPVRVCTRNKCYNGGQCSQAYYSPQLFICQCHQGFSGKQCEIDTEVKCYKDAGVTYRGTWSMTESGTECLNWNSDGLVNWMYSGQREDAAELGLGNHNYCRNPDNDSKPWCHVLKGNQLTWEYCNVPTCSTCGLRQRRVRRYRIKGGSYTDIAAHPWQAAIFVKYHRVPGEHFLCGGILISSCWVLSAAHCFEEGFSTNQLKIVLGRTSRATPEENEQKFQVKNYTVHQRFDSENFNNDIALLQLNSDAEDCAVETGTVRTACLPTPELQLPDWTECEISGYGRNEEFSPFYSENLKEGHVRLFPASRCTAQYLDNRTVTDNMLCAGDTRNLDDACKGDSGGPLVCMKDDRMYLIGIISWGIGCGRKDIPGVYTNVTRYLDWIQDTMKL
- the PLAT gene encoding tissue-type plasminogen activator isoform X1: MWKTLKMEGKLPCLLLLVGAIMTSQCQGLHMRFKRGARSRAVCTDNSSTEIYQHRGTWLRLSGSRIEYCRCNSGRSRCHTVPVRVCTRNKCYNGGQCSQAYYSPQLFICQCHQGFSGKQCEIDTEVKCYKDAGVTYRGTWSMTESGTECLNWNSDGLVNWMYSGQREDAAELGLGNHNYCRNPDEDSRPWCYVYKGGRYTWEHCSVPSCSKVRNINCRSGRGTDYRGSHSVTSSGATCLKWNSRILVNKLYTAWRRDAYQIGLGSHNFCRNPDNDSKPWCHVLKGNQLTWEYCNVPTCSTCGLRQRRVRRYRIKGGSYTDIAAHPWQAAIFVKYHRVPGEHFLCGGILISSCWVLSAAHCFEEGFSTNQLKIVLGRTSRATPEENEQKFQVKNYTVHQRFDSENFNNDIALLQLNSDAEDCAVETGTVRTACLPTPELQLPDWTECEISGYGRNEEFSPFYSENLKEGHVRLFPASRCTAQYLDNRTVTDNMLCAGDTRNLDDACKGDSGGPLVCMKDDRMYLIGIISWGIGCGRKDIPGVYTNVTRYLDWIQDTMKL